CCGTCACGAGCACCGCGGCACCCGCCTGATCGAAGTCCGCGTACGGGAAACCGCCGAACACCGAGACGTCCACGATGTCGGGCTTTGTCTCCCACGCGCGTCCCTCGACGTTGAGATCGTGCATCGGCCCTTCCGCGGTCCGCATGTTGATCGTGGGCGGCAGCATGGGCGGCTTGGCGATGTACACCTTCGGACGCGGCAGCTCACCACGCAGGATCCGTGCGAGGCACTGCGCCGCGTCGGCCCCCCGCTCGTACGGGTCGACGTGGGGGTTCGTCCGGTAGACGAACACGCCGTCGACGCTCTCGCAGAACGGCGGCGTCATGTTGCCGTGCAGGTCGAGCTCGACGATCAGCGGCACTTCCGGACCGACCGCGGCGCGGACGTGCCGGCAGATGTCGCCTTCCGCATCCGGGGCGCCCTCGGAGCACATCGCGCCGTGCAGGTGGAGCAGCACCCCGTCGACGGGGCCCGCCGCGCGCAGCCGCGCGACAAGCCGGTCGCGGAGCGCGGTGTGCGCCGCCGCCTGCACGTTGCCCGACGGCGTCGCGCCGGCGGTCAGCGTGCCCGCGACCTGCCAGCGTTCGCCGGCGGCGACCTCCAGAAAGCCGCCGAGACCCGTCTTGGCGCCGGTGTGCTCGCGGACGAGGGCGTCCCCCTCGAGGATGCCCTCCCCTTCCTGAAACGACTCGAGCGTCGTCGGCACCGGCGAAAACGTGTTGGTCTCGTGCGAGATCCGTCCGATCGCGATCTTCGGCACAGCGGTCACACCTCTCCCGGGGCCTTACGCCGGAACGACCGGCAGGATCACCCGCGACGGCCGCGCGGCTTCGTGAAAGACGGTCTGCGTCGCGGTCTGGTACGCCTGGTCGAGCCCGAGCGGCCCGCCGGTGTTGGGGTTCACGTCGAACCGCGGGAAGTTGGACGACGAGACCTGCAGCCGGATGTTGTGCCCGCGCTTGAAGACGACGCTCGTCGGATAGAGCGTGATTGTGAACTCGTAGGGCCGGCCGGCCTCGAGCGGCTCCGGGTGCTCGCGGTCGTCGCGGTAGCGCGCGCGGATGATGGAGTCACCGATGTTGAGCTCGTAGCCGTCGGGATAATCGACGTTGGGCGGGTAGACGTCGATCAGCTTCGCGGTGAAGTCGGTGTCGGCCGCCGACGACGCCGCCCAGAGGCGGACCTCGACGGCGCCGGTCACCTCGACGTCCCGCGCGAGCGGCGGCGTGGAGAAGACGAGGACGTCTCGCCGCGCCGACAGCGGCAGGCGGTCGCGCGCGCCGAAGACGTGCGGCCCGCCGCGCTGGTCGAAGCCGCCGCCCGGCATGATGTCGTAGCCGACGGAGATGTTGCCACCGATCGTGGGCACCGGATCCGCCGGATCGAAAACGAACCGCGACGGCGCGGCCCCCGCGGGCGGCGCCTGCGGCGCCAATCCGCCGCCCGGCTGCAGGTAGAACGGCGTGTACTCGGTCCGCGCGGGCGGCCATTCGCGCTCCGTGCGCCACCGGCCCCCGACGTCGAGTTTGCCGGAGCCCGGGACCTTGCGGCCCGAGCCGCCGCCCATCACGAAGATCTGCACCGGCGGCTCCTCGAGCAGGCCGTTCTTCGCGCCGCGCAGCACCGCGTCGAACCAGCCGAGCCGAAACCGGTCGTAGCCGAGCGGCGCGTCCGGCCCGAACTCCGCGTCGCCGGAGTGGGGCAGATCGAGGTTGGCCCCGCCGTGAATCCACGGCCCCATCACCATGCGCACCGGGCTCTTCTTGCGCCGGCTCAGTTCGACGTAGTTGGTCACGGTCGAGCGCGCGTACGAGTCGTACCACCCCCCGCAGAAGTAGACCGGCACGTCCGCGTGCCGGTCGTACAAGCCTTCGATCGAGTAGCCGGGCCGGCCGGCCCAGTACTCGTCGTAATCGCCGTGCTGCCAGATGTCGAGCAGCCACCGCTCGTACGACGGCACGTGCCGGAGCGGCGTAAGGCCCGCCTTCGGCGGGAGCCGGCCGAGCCAGGAACGCACCTCGCCCCAGGCCTGGTT
The sequence above is drawn from the bacterium genome and encodes:
- a CDS encoding M81 family metallopeptidase; the encoded protein is MPKIAIGRISHETNTFSPVPTTLESFQEGEGILEGDALVREHTGAKTGLGGFLEVAAGERWQVAGTLTAGATPSGNVQAAAHTALRDRLVARLRAAGPVDGVLLHLHGAMCSEGAPDAEGDICRHVRAAVGPEVPLIVELDLHGNMTPPFCESVDGVFVYRTNPHVDPYERGADAAQCLARILRGELPRPKVYIAKPPMLPPTINMRTAEGPMHDLNVEGRAWETKPDIVDVSVFGGFPYADFDQAGAAVLVTATDPAAGRACAAAMGRRAWSLREAFLKPLPAVSDAVAQALRLVAARPAGPVALADVADNPGGGGTGDTTELLRELVRCGAQGAVACVWDPETARRAAEVGLGKAGTFRVGGKVAPAAYGAPVEVTGRVAHLGSGEFVGAGPVVRGRTMRCGPTAQIDAGGLKIVVTSVRHAANDRGFFRVGGVDPEREPLLVIKSRGHFRADFEPITSAIIEVDAPGAANPNLERFRFAHVRRPIWPLDRDLAWSGAHVF
- a CDS encoding CocE/NonD family hydrolase produces the protein MTPPPSFEAGPRATPTHPVACERHAGMRLSDGTRLMADVYLPAGAPGPWPAILERTPYNKLGAALVMSAKYFASHGYAVVLQDVRGRFESEGEFYPFGNEGPDGVETVGWVRAQPWCDGRVATIGLSYSSCTQTSLAALNPPGLAAQFVSMGFHNYHTASMRQGGALEVRFATYAFMMATTSREALADAATRVAMNQAWGEVRSWLGRLPPKAGLTPLRHVPSYERWLLDIWQHGDYDEYWAGRPGYSIEGLYDRHADVPVYFCGGWYDSYARSTVTNYVELSRRKKSPVRMVMGPWIHGGANLDLPHSGDAEFGPDAPLGYDRFRLGWFDAVLRGAKNGLLEEPPVQIFVMGGGSGRKVPGSGKLDVGGRWRTEREWPPARTEYTPFYLQPGGGLAPQAPPAGAAPSRFVFDPADPVPTIGGNISVGYDIMPGGGFDQRGGPHVFGARDRLPLSARRDVLVFSTPPLARDVEVTGAVEVRLWAASSAADTDFTAKLIDVYPPNVDYPDGYELNIGDSIIRARYRDDREHPEPLEAGRPYEFTITLYPTSVVFKRGHNIRLQVSSSNFPRFDVNPNTGGPLGLDQAYQTATQTVFHEAARPSRVILPVVPA